The genomic stretch CAGAGATTGATGGAGGTTTAGTTGGTGGGGCAAGCCTTAATGCTCAGGAATTTGCAAAGATATTACACTACTAATTATGGCAAGTAAAGGGGAATAAGATGATGAAAAAACCTGTTGTTCTTATCATCATGGATGGTTGGGGTTACAACCCAAAGCAAGAGGGTAATGCTGTTGCTTTGGGTAAGACCCCCAACCTTGACTATTACGAAAAGAATTACCCATATACTTTGATTGGTAGCAGTGGCATGGACGTTGGTCTTCCTGAAGGTCAGATGGGAAATTCTGAGGTAGGTCATCTAAATTTAGGTGCTGGGAGAATCGTGTATCAAGAATTCACAAGGATAACAAAGTCAATTAAAGATGGTGACTTTTTTGAAAAAGAAGAGTTTTTAATGGCAATAGAGAATTGCAAAAAATACAATTCATCGCTGCATTTAATGGGGCTTTTATCAGACGGTGGTGTTCACAGTCACAACACTCACCTTTATGCTCTTTTGGAGCTAGCAAAGAGGCATAATCTTGAAAAGGTATTTGTTCACTGTTTTTTGGATGGAAGAGACGTTCCACCTTCAAGCGCAAAGATTTACATTGAAGAACTTGAACAGAAGATGAAAGAGATAGGTTGTGGCAAGATTGCAACAGTGATGGGCAGATACTATGCAATGGACAGAGACAAAAGGTGGGAAAGAGTAGAAAAGGCTTATAATGCAATGGTGTTTGGTGAAGGGGAGTACGCAAGCTCAGCATTAGAGGCGGTTGAAAAGTCGTATGAAAAAGGTAACACTGATGAATTTGTAATTCCGACTGTTGTGCTCGAAAATGGCAAGCCCACTGCAACCATAAATGAACACGACAGCATAATATTTTTCAACTTTAGACCCGATAGAGCAAGGCAAATCACAAGAGCATTTTGTGATGTTGAGTTTGATGGGTTTGAAAGGAAAAAGGGATATTTTGAAGTGTTCTTTGTATGTATGACCCAGTATGATGTGACAATAAAGAACTGTTATGTTGCTTTCAAGCCAGAGAACTTAACAAACACTTTGGGAGAATACCTTAGCAAGTTAGGGTTAAAACAACTTCGAATTGCTGAGACAGAAAAGTATGCTCATGTCACCTTCTTTTTCAATGGTGGTGTTGAAGTACCAAATGTCGGAGAAGACAGGGTTTTGGTGCCATCCCCAAAGGTTGCAACATATGACCTAAAACCTGAGATGAGTGCTTATGAGGTAACTGAAGCTCTTCTTGAGAGAATTGAAAGCAACCAGTATGATGTGATAATTTGTAACTATGCAAACGGTGATATGGTTGGACACACTGGAGTGTTGGAGGCTGCAATAAAAGCAGTTGAGGCTGTTGATGAGTGTATAGGAAAAGTTGTTAACAAAGTTTTAGAAAAAGGCGGAGTGGTTATTATTACTGCTGACCATGGCAACTGCGAACAGATGATTGATTATGAAACAGGTGAACCTCATACAGCTCATACAACAAATAAGGTACCTTTGTATCTTGTTGGATATGGCAATGTAAAATTGAGGAATGACGGAATTTTAGCAGACATTGCTCCAACAATCTTAGACATCTTAGGGTTAGAAAAGCCTTCAGAGATGAAAGGAAGTTCGCTTATTATTAAATAAAATCATATAGATACTGACAAAAAATGTTTAGAGGGAGGAATAAATAAATGAAGGTTGACCTTTCTATTACAGCTGTAAAAGCAAGAGAAATTCTTGATTCAAGAGGAAACCCAACTGTTGAGGTGGAAGTTATTGTAAATGACGAATTTGTAGGTAGAGCTGCTGTTCCATCAGGTGCGTCAACAGGTATATTTGAGGCTGTTGAGCTCAGAGATGGTGATAAAAAGAGATATATGGGCAAAGGTGTTCTCAAGGCAGTTGAAAATGTTAATGAAGTTATTGCGCCAGAAATTATTGGAATGAACGCCCTTAACCAAGTTGAGATTGATAAACTTATGATTGAGCTTGATGGAACAGAGAACAAGAGCAAGCTTGGTGCAAACGCAATTTTGGGTGTATCTTTGGCAGTTGCAAAAGCAGCAGCAAACGCACTTGGCCTTCCACTGTATCAATACATTGGCGGTGTTAACGCAAAATATTTGCCTGTGCCAATGATGAACATCTTAAACGGTGGTAAGCACGCTGACAACTCGGTTGATTTGCAAGAGTTTATGATTATGCCTGTCGGTGCAAAATCTTTTAGTGAAGCGCTCAGAATGTGTGCTGAGACGTTCCATCATTTGAGAAATGTGCTCAAAGCAAGAGGATACAACACAACAGTTGGTGACGAGGGTGGATTTGCGCCAAACTTGAAGTCTAACGAAGAACCGTTGGAAGTGATTGTTGAAGCAATTGAAAAAGCTGGTTATACTCCAGGTAAAGACATTGCAATTGCACTTGACCCTGCAACATCGGAGCTCTACAACGAAGAGGATGGAAAGTATCATTTCGAAAGAGAAGGTAAAGTTAGAACAAAAGAAGAAATGGTAGAGTTCTGGGTAAAGCTTGTTGAGAAGTATCCAATTGTTTCCATTGAAGACGGTGTTGCAGAAGAAGACTGGGAAGGCTGGAAGATGCTCACAGAAGCACTTGGCAACAAGATTCAGCTTGTTGGTGATGATTTGTTTGTTACAAACACAAAGAGGCTTGCAAAGGGAATTGAGCTTGGTGTTGCAAACTCAATATTAATTAAGCTCAACCAGATAGGAACACTTACAGAAACTTTAGAAGCAATTGAGATGGCAAATAGAGCAGGCTACACTGCAGTGGTATCACACAGATCAGGCGAGACAGAAGATACAACAATTGCTGACCTTGTTGTTGCAGTAAATGCTGGTCAGATAAAGACAGGTGCACCGTCAAGAACAGACAGAGTGGCAAAATACAATCAGCTCTTGAGAATCGAAGAAGAGCTTGGTAGTATTGCCGTATATCCTGGAATGAACGCTTTCTTTAACTTGAAGAAAAAATAACTCCACAAAAGTCCAAATATAAGATTTTGAATTCAAAACAGAATAAAGAGAGAGGGAAAGTCTTGAACTTTCCCTCTTTTCATTTTATAATATATTCAAACAGATTTTGTTGTGAATTTTGTTTGAATCTTTTAGTAATTGTGTTGAAATAAGTTTCAAGGAGGTTTGGAAAGATGAAAAGATTTATGGATGAGGATTTTCTTTTGAATAACCAGACTGCTAAAGTGCTTTACGAAAAATATACAAAGGATATGCCAATTGTAGATTTCCACTGTCATTTGAATCCAAAGGAAATTTATGAAAATAAGAAGTTTAGGAATATCACGGAGGTTTGGCTTGGAGGAGACCATTACAAGTGGAGACTTATGAGAGCAAACGGAATTGAAGAAAAGTATATAACAGGTAACGCAGATGACTATGAAAAGTTCTTGGCATGGGCAAAGACCATTCCAATGGCAATAGGAAACCCAATTTATCATTGGACGCATTTAGAACTTAAAAGATACTTTGGAATAGATGATATATTAAATGAAAAATCTGCACCTATCATTTGGGAAAACACAAACAAAGTCCTCAAAGAGCTTGGAGCAAGAGATATAATTTTGAAGTCAAATGTAGAAGTGATTTGCACAACAGACGACCCTGTTGATACACTTGAGTATCATTTAAAACTGAAAGATGATAAAGGCTTCAATGTTAAAGTTTATCCTACTTTCAGACCTGACAAGGGTGTGAACATCGATAGAGAAACGTTCATTCCGTGGGTAGAAAAGCTTGGAGAAGTTTATGGAAAAAAGATAGAAATCTATGATGAGTTTTTAGATGCTCTAAAGTCAAGAGCAGAGTTTTTCCACTCTGTGGGATGTCGTGCTTCTGACCATGCTATTGACGATATGGTTTTTGCCGATGCATCTTTTGATGAAGTAGCTGATATTTTCAAAAAAGCTTTAGCAGGTGAGAAACTTACAGAAATTGAAGTCGCGAAATATAAAACGTATACATTGAGATTCTTAGGAAAGGTTTATTCAAGTCTTGGCTGGGCAATGCAGCTTCATATAAATGCTCTGAGAAACAACAACACACGAATGTTCAATATTTTGGGGCCTGACACAGGATATGATTCAATAAACGATGGTCATATAGCCTTTGCACTTGTTAAATTCCTTGATTCATTAGAGAAAGAAAATTCATTGCCAAAGACAATTTTGTATTCCTTAAATCCAAAAGACAACTATGTT from Caldicellulosiruptor kronotskyensis 2002 encodes the following:
- the eno gene encoding phosphopyruvate hydratase: MKVDLSITAVKAREILDSRGNPTVEVEVIVNDEFVGRAAVPSGASTGIFEAVELRDGDKKRYMGKGVLKAVENVNEVIAPEIIGMNALNQVEIDKLMIELDGTENKSKLGANAILGVSLAVAKAAANALGLPLYQYIGGVNAKYLPVPMMNILNGGKHADNSVDLQEFMIMPVGAKSFSEALRMCAETFHHLRNVLKARGYNTTVGDEGGFAPNLKSNEEPLEVIVEAIEKAGYTPGKDIAIALDPATSELYNEEDGKYHFEREGKVRTKEEMVEFWVKLVEKYPIVSIEDGVAEEDWEGWKMLTEALGNKIQLVGDDLFVTNTKRLAKGIELGVANSILIKLNQIGTLTETLEAIEMANRAGYTAVVSHRSGETEDTTIADLVVAVNAGQIKTGAPSRTDRVAKYNQLLRIEEELGSIAVYPGMNAFFNLKKK
- the uxaC gene encoding glucuronate isomerase, translated to MKRFMDEDFLLNNQTAKVLYEKYTKDMPIVDFHCHLNPKEIYENKKFRNITEVWLGGDHYKWRLMRANGIEEKYITGNADDYEKFLAWAKTIPMAIGNPIYHWTHLELKRYFGIDDILNEKSAPIIWENTNKVLKELGARDIILKSNVEVICTTDDPVDTLEYHLKLKDDKGFNVKVYPTFRPDKGVNIDRETFIPWVEKLGEVYGKKIEIYDEFLDALKSRAEFFHSVGCRASDHAIDDMVFADASFDEVADIFKKALAGEKLTEIEVAKYKTYTLRFLGKVYSSLGWAMQLHINALRNNNTRMFNILGPDTGYDSINDGHIAFALVKFLDSLEKENSLPKTILYSLNPKDNYVLATIMGSFQGGGIPGKMQLGAAWWFNDSKDGNIQQMKDLANLGLLSRFVGMVTDSRSFLSYARHEYFRRLLCNLIGEWVENGEYPYDLETLGKIVQGICYYNAKKYFGF
- the gpmI gene encoding 2,3-bisphosphoglycerate-independent phosphoglycerate mutase gives rise to the protein MMKKPVVLIIMDGWGYNPKQEGNAVALGKTPNLDYYEKNYPYTLIGSSGMDVGLPEGQMGNSEVGHLNLGAGRIVYQEFTRITKSIKDGDFFEKEEFLMAIENCKKYNSSLHLMGLLSDGGVHSHNTHLYALLELAKRHNLEKVFVHCFLDGRDVPPSSAKIYIEELEQKMKEIGCGKIATVMGRYYAMDRDKRWERVEKAYNAMVFGEGEYASSALEAVEKSYEKGNTDEFVIPTVVLENGKPTATINEHDSIIFFNFRPDRARQITRAFCDVEFDGFERKKGYFEVFFVCMTQYDVTIKNCYVAFKPENLTNTLGEYLSKLGLKQLRIAETEKYAHVTFFFNGGVEVPNVGEDRVLVPSPKVATYDLKPEMSAYEVTEALLERIESNQYDVIICNYANGDMVGHTGVLEAAIKAVEAVDECIGKVVNKVLEKGGVVIITADHGNCEQMIDYETGEPHTAHTTNKVPLYLVGYGNVKLRNDGILADIAPTILDILGLEKPSEMKGSSLIIK